DNA from Asanoa sp. WMMD1127:
GGCGGGCGCTCGGGTTCGGCACCTACAAGCTGGGCTTCGGGCACCGGGGCAGCAACCAGCCGGTGCTCGACCGGACGACCGGCAAGGTCGAGGTGACCGCGCACAACCACGGTTTCGCGGTCGACGCGCCGCTGGACAGCACGGTCAGCACCGACTTCGGCGACGTCGCGGTGTCGCACGTCTGCCTCAACGACAACGTGGTCGAGGGCCTGCGCGCGCACGACGTGCCGGCCTTCACCGTCCAGTACCACCCGGAAGCGGCCGCCGGCCCGCACGACGCCGACTATCTCTTCGACCGGTTCCGGGAATTGATCGCGGGGGAGAAGGCCAGTGCCTAAGCGGAGCGACCTGTCGCACGTGCTCGTCATCGGCTCCGGGCCGATCGTCATCGGGCAGGCGTGCGAGTTCGACTACTCCGGCACCCAGGCGTGCCGAGTGCTGCGGGCCGAGGGCCTGCGGGTCAGCCTGGTCAACTCGAACCCGGCGACCATCATGACCGACCCGGAGTTCGCCGACGCCACCTACGTCGAGCCGATCACCACCGAGTTCCTCGAACTGGTCATCGCCAAGGAGCGGCCGGACGCGATCCTGCCGACGCTGGGCGGCCAGACCGCGCTCAACGCCGCGGTCGCCCTGCACGAGTCCGGGATCCTCGACAAGTACGGCGTCGAGCTGATCGGCGCCGACATCGAGGCGATCCAGCGGGGCGAGGACCGGCAGAAGTTCAAGGAGATCGTGGCCAAGGCCGGCGCCGAGACGCCGCGCTCGCGGGTCTGCGACTCGATGTCCGCGGTGCGTTCGGCGGTGGCCGAGCTCGGCCTGCCGGTCGTGGTCCGGCCGTCCTTCACGATGGGTGGCCTGGGCTCCGGCATGGCGCACACCGAGGAGGACCTCGAGCGGATCGCCGGCGCGGGCCTGACCGAGTCGCCGGTGCACGAGGTGCTGATCGAGGAGAGCGTCCTCGGTTGGAAGGAGTACGAGCTCGAGCTGATGCGCGACAAGCACGACAACGTCGTGGTCGTCTGCTCGATCGAGAACCTCGACCCGATGGGCGTGCACACCGGCGACAGCGTGACCGTCGCGCCGGCGATGACGCTCACCGACCGGGAATACCAGCAGCTGCGCGACGTCGGCATCGCGGTGCTGCGCGAGGTCGGTGTGGACACCGGCGGCTGCAACATCCAGTTCGCGGTCAACCCGCGCGACGGCCGGCTCGTGGTCATCGAGATGAACCCGCGGGTGTCCCGCTCGTCGGCGCTGGCGTCCAAGGCGACCGGCTTCCCGATCGCGAAGATCGCCGCCAAGCTGGCCATCGGCTACACGCTCGACGAGATCCCCAACGACATCACGCTGGAGACGCCGGCCGCGTTCGAGCCCGCGCTCGACTACGTGGTGGTGAAGATCCCGCGGTTCGCGTTCGAGAAGTTCCCCGGCGCCGACCCCGAGCTGACCACCACGATGAAGTCGGTCGGCGAGGCGATGAGCCTGGGCCGCAACTTCACCGAGGCGCTCAACAAGGCGATGCGCTCGATGGAGACCGGCGCCGCCGGCTTCTGGACAGCGCCCGATCCCGACGGGGCGACGCTGCAGTCCACTCTGGAGGCCCTGGGCACGCCGCACGACGGCCGGCTCTACACCGTCGAGCGGGCGCTGCGGCTGGGCGCCTCGGTGGCCGAGGTGTCGGCCGCGTCCGGCGGAATCGACCCCTGGTTCCTCGACCAGATCGCCGCGCTGGTCGACCTGCGCGCCGAGATCATCGCGGCCCCGGTGCTCGACCTGCCGCTGCTGCGCCGGGCCAAGCGGGCCGGCCTGTCCGACCGCCAGCTCGCCGCCCTGCGGCCCGAGTTCGCGGGTGAGGACGGGGTGCGCCGGCTGCGGCACCGGCTCGGGCTGCGGCCGGTCTACAAGACGGTCGACACCTGCGCGGCCGAGTTCGAGGCGAAGACGCCCTACCACTACTCGTCGTACGACGAGGAGACCGAAGTGGCGCCCTCGGACCGGCCCAAGGTGCTGATCCTGGGCTCGGGTCCGAACCGGATCGGCCAGGGCATCGAGTTCGACTACTCGTGTGTGCACGCGGTGATGGCCTTGCGGGGCGCGGGCTACGAGACGGTGATGGTCAACTGCAACCCCGAGACCGTGTCCACCGACTACGACACCGCGGACCGGCTCTACTTCGAACCGTTGACGTTCGAGGACGTGCTCGAGGTGGTCAACGCCGAGGATGCGTCCGGCCGGGCGGCCGGCGGGCCCGGCGTCGTCGGCGTGGTGGTCCAGCTCGGCGGGCAGACCCCGCTCGGGCTGGCCCAGCGGCTCAAGGACGCCGGCGTGCCCATCGTCGGCACGTCGCCCGAGTCGATCAACCTGGCCGAGGACCGCGGCGCGTTCGGCGCGGTGCTGGCTCGCGCGGGACTGCGGGCGCCCGCCCACGGCACCGCGACGTCCTACGACGAAGCCAAGGCGATCGCCGACGAGATCGGCTACCCGGTGCTGGTGCGGCCGTCCTATGTGCTCGGTGGCCGCGGCATGGAGATCGTCTACGACGATCCGACGCTGTCCGCCTACATCGCCCGGGCCACCCAGATCTCGCCGGCCCACCCGGTGCTGGTCGACCGCTTCCTCGACGACGCGATCGAGATCGACGTGGACGCGCTCTGCGACGCCACCGGCGAGGTCTACCTCGGCGGCGTGATGGAGCACATCGAGGAGGCCGGCATCCACTCCGGCGACTCGGCCTGCGCGCTGCCGCCGATCACGCTGGCCGCGTCCAACCTGGCCGAGGTGCGCCGCTACACGGCGGAGATCGCCCGCGGCGTCGGGGTGCGGGGCCTGCTCAACGTGCAGTACGCACTCAAGGACGACGTGCTCTACGTGCTCGAGGCCAACCCGCGGGCGTCGCGTACGGTGCCGTTCGTCTCGAAGGCGACCGCGGTCCCGCTGGCCAAGGCGGCCGCCCGGATCATGCTCGGGGCGACCATCGCGGAGCTGCGGGCCGAGGGTCTGCTGCCGGCCACCGGCGACGGCGGCGACCTGCCGGCCGACGGTCCGACCGCGGTCAAGGAGGCGGTGCTGCCGTTCAAGCGGTTCCGCACGCCGGCCGGGCGGGGCGTCGACTCGCTGCTGGGCCCGGAGATGAAGTCGACCGGCGAGGTGATGGGCATCGACCCCGCCTTCGGCAACGCGTACGCCAAGTCGCAGGCCGCCGCGTACGGGTCGTTGCCGACGTCGGGGCGGATCTTCGTCTCGGTCGCCAACCGCGACAAGCGCAGCATGATCTTCCCGATCAAGCGGCTGGCCGACCTCGGCTTCCAGATCGTGGCGACCGTCGGCACCGGCGAGGTGCTGCGCCGGCACGGGATCTCCTGCGAGCTCATCCGCAAGCACTGGGAAGAGGAAGGCTCCGGGCCGGACGCGGTCACGCTCATCCGCAACGGCGAGGTGGCGCTGATCGTCAACACGCCGCAGGGCTCGGGCGCCTCGGCGCGGTCGGACGGCTACGAGATCCGCAGCGCGGCGGTCACCGCCGACATCCCGTGCATCACCACGGTGCCGGGCGCGGCGGCCGCGGTGATGGGGATCGAGGCGCTGATCCGCGGCGAGATGACGGTGCGCCCGCTGCAGGACCTGCACGCCGCCCTGCGGGCCGCCGAATGATCTTCGAGCGGGTCGTCCGGCCGGGTCTGTTCCGGCTCGGCGCCGGCGACGCGGAGACCGCGCACGAGTGGACGCTGTCGCGGCTGGCGGGCCTCCCGCCGGCCGTGCGGCGGCTTCTCGCCGTCCGCTATGCGGTCCGCGATCCTCGCACCGTGTTCGGGGTCGAGTTCCCGAACCCGGTCGGGTTGGCCGCGGGCGTCGACAAGAACGGCGTCGCGCTGGCGGCCTGGCCGGCGTTGGGTTTCGGGTTCGTCGAGGTGGGCACGGTGACGGCGCACCCGCAGCCCGGCAACCCGAAGCCGCGCCTGTTCCGCCTCCGCGACAGCGAGGCCATCGTCAACCGCATGGGCTTCAACAACGCCGGCGCCGCGGCCCTGGCCGCCCGCCTGACCGAGGGCCGTTCCCGGGCGATGGCCGATGGCGGACCCGGCGACGCCCCGCCGGCGGCTGGCGGCGGTGCCCGCGCGGTGGCCGGCAGCGGACCCGGCGGTCCGCGGGCCGTGCGGGACGGCGGTGGCCCGCGCACCCTGACCGAGCCGCGCGATGCGCGGCCGTTCGGCGTGCCGATCGGCATCTCGTTGGGGAAGTCGAAGGTGACCCCGCTGGACGAGGCCGTCGACGACTACCTCGCGTCCTACCGGCTGCTGAAGGACCACGGCGACTACTTTGCGGTCAACGTTTCATCGCCCAACACCCCGGGGCTGCGGTCGCTGCAGGATCGCGACTCGATCGACGCGCTGCTGGGCGCGTTGGTGGGGGAGAAGCCGATCCTCGTGAAGATCGCCCCTGATCTGACCGAGGCCGCGATCGCCGAGCTGTTGGAGGTCTGTCTGGCCCGCGGCGCGGCCGGGGTCATCGCGACCAACACCACGCTCGCCCGGGACGGTCTCGCGCCCGCCGATGTAGCGCTCGGTGACGAGGCCGGCGGGCTGTCCGGGCGGCCGCTGACCGGGCGCGCCCGGGACGTCGTGCGGTTCGTCCACGACGAGACCGGCGGCCGGCTGCCCGTGATCGGGGTCGGCGGCGTCATGTCGGCCGACGACGCGGCGCGGATGTTCGACGCCGGCGCGAGCCTGGTGCAGGTCTACACGGGGTTCATCTACCACGGGCCGGCGCTGGTCCGGCGGATCGCGTCTGTGAAGAAAGGACAATCGTGACTAAAGCCTTCGGGGCGCGGCTGCGCGCCGCTCTGGACACTCGCGGTCCGCTGTGTGTCGGCATCGATCCTCATCCAAGTCTGCTGATCGCCTGGGGGCTGTCCGACGATGCCGAGGGGCTGGCCCGATTCGCGGGAACCGTGATCGACGCCCTCGGCGACCGGGTCGCGATCTTCAAACCGCAGTCCGCGTTTTTCGAGCGACACGGCTCCCGAGGGGTCGCCGTGCTTGAGTCGGCTATCCGACAGTTGCGGGATGCCGGGGCACTCGTCCTCCTCGATGTGAAGCGCGGCGACATCGGTTCGACGGTCGCCGCGTACGCCGCCGCCTATCTCGACCCGGCGAGCCCGCTGTGTGCCGACGCGATCACGGCGAGCCCGTACCTCGGCGTCGGATCGCTGCGCCCGATGTTCGACGCGGCGCGCGCGCACGACGGCGGAGTGTTCGTGCTGGCCCTGACCTCGAACCCCGAGGGCGCCGAGGTCCAGCGGGCCGTCGGTCCCGGCGGCCGGACCGTCGCGCAGACCGTGATCGACGAGATTTCCCAGCTCAACGAGGGTGTGGCGCCACTCGGCAGCTTCGGCCTGGTGGTCGGCGCGACGATCGGCGACACGGGCCACGACCTCTCCCGCGTCAACGGCCCGATCCTCGCCCCGGGGCTGGGCGCGCAGGGCGCCAACGCTTCCGACCTGCGTACCGTCTTCGGCAATGATCTTGATTGGGTCGTTCCGTCCTACTCGCGGGAGATCCTCTCGCGCGGGCCCTCGGTGTCCGATTTGCGCAGCTCGGCGGCCGAGGCGCTGGCCCAGTGCCGGGCCGTTCTCGCCCCCCGAACGAGGTGACACGGCGGATCAAGATTTCGTGATCAAGGCGCGCCGACGTTGCCGAAAACCCATCGGGCCGCTAGTTTTCCCGGCGCTGGGAACCACATGCCCCTTTGGTTCACGGCCACCCCACGTTTCACGACCGCGGCGGAAATTCCCGATCGCGGTAGGACCTGAGGAGAACTGGTGCCGCTCCCGTCACTGAGCCCCGAACAGCGCGCGGCAGCGCTGGAAAAGGCAGCGGAGATCCGCAAAGCCCGCGCCGAGCTGAAGGAGCAGCTCAAGCAGGGCAAGACCACCCTCGCTTCCGTGCTCGACCGGGCCGAGTCCGATGACGTCGTCGGCAAGCTGAAGGTTTCGGCCGTGCTGCAGGCGATGCCGGGCATCGGCAAGATCCGGGCGACCCAGATCATGGAGAAGCTCAAGATCGCTGACAGCCGCCGGCTGCGCGGTCTCGGCGACCAGCAGCGCAAGGCGCTCCTTGGAGAGTTCGCCGGCAGCTGACCCGTCGCACGGGTAGAACAAAGCTGTGACCATGCGTGACGAGGCGCGCCCGGCGGCTCGGCTCACGGTCCTGACCGGTCCTTCGGAGGCCGGGAGGGCAGCCGTGATCCGGCTGGTCCGGGCGCGTTCGCCGTGGGTGCGGATGCCCGTCATGGTCACCACGCGCCGGCGTCGCGACCACGAGGTCGACGGCGTGCACTACACGTTCGTCGACGAGGCCGCGTTCGACCGGCTGGTCGAGGAGCGGGGCCTGCTCGAGGCCGCGGCGATCCGGCACCACCGGTACGGCACCCCCCGCCGTCCCGTGGAGGCCTGGCTCGCCGCCGGTGAGCCGGTCCTGCTCTCGATCGATCCGCGCGGCGCCGAGCTCGTCACCCTGGCCATGCCGGACGCCCGCGTGGTGCTCCTGCTGACCCCGGACGACCGGGTGTCGGCCGGCGACGGCATCAGCGGGGCGATCATCAACCACGCTGCCGGGCGGGCAGCCGACGAGCTGGTAGGATTGCTCGGTTCGTCATTCCTGACCCCGGCCCGACCGCCGCGCGGCGGTTGAGAACTTTGAGGTTTGTTTTCCGTGGGATCCATCGCCAATCCTGAAGGCATCACCAACCCGCCGATCGACGAGCTGCTCGAGAAGACCACGTCGAAGTACGCGCTGGTCATCTTCGCGGCCAAGCGCGCCCGCCAGGTCAACGCCTACTACAGCCAGCTCGGCGAGGGCCTGCTGGAATACGTGGGCCCGCTGGTGGAGACCACGCCGCAGGAGAAGCCCCTCTCCATCGCGATGCGCGAGATCAACGCCGGCCTGCTGACGGCCGAGCCGACCGACCAGCCCTGAGGTCATGACCACCCGGGTCGTCCTCGGCGTCGGTGGTGGCATCGCCGCCTACAAGGCCGCCGAGCTGCTGCGCCTCTTCACGGAGTCGGGGCACCAGGTCCGGGTGATCCCCACCGCGTCCGCGCTGCGCTTCGTCGGCGCGCCGACCTGGGCCGCGCTGTCCCGGGAACCGGTCGCCGACGACGTGTGGGCCGACGCCCACGAGGTGCCGCACGTGCGCCTCGGCAAGGAAGCTGATCTTGTCGTCGTCGCGCCGGCCACCGCCGACCTGATCGCCAAGGCGGCCCACGGGCTCGCCGACGACCTGCTCACCAACACGCTGCTGACCGCGCGCTGCCCGGTCGTCCTGGCGCCGGCGATGCACACCGAGATGTGGGAGCACCCGGCCACCCAGGCCAACGTGGCGCTGCTGCGGTCCCGCGGCGTGCTGGTCATCGAGCCGGCCAGCGGTCGCCTCACCGGCGCCGACACGGGCAAGGGCCGACTGCCGGACCCCACCGAGATCTTCGCGTACGCCCGCCGGGTGTTGGCTCGTGGCGCCCAGCCGGCCGATCTGGCCGGTCGGCACGTCGTGGTCACCGCCGGTGGCACGCGCGAGCCGCTCGACCCCGTGCGCTTCCTCGGCAACCGCTCGTCCGGCAAACAGGGCTACGCGTTCGCCCGCACCGCCGCCGCTCGCGGCGCACGGGTCACGCTGGTCAGCGCCAACCCCACGCTGCCCGCCCCGGCCGGTGTCGACGTGGTCGTCGTCGGCACCACCGAGGAGCTGCGCAAGGCGACCGTCGAGGCCGCCGCCGACGCCGACGCCGTGGTGATGGCCGCGGCGCCCGCCGACTTCCGCCCGGCGACCTACGCGGTTGACAAGATCAAGAAGCAGCCGGGCGCGGCGCCCGCGCCGATCGCGCTCGCGCTCAACCCCGACATCGCCGCTGAGCTGGGCGAGCGCAAGCCCGCCGGCCAGGTGCTGGTGGTGTTCGCGGCCGAGACCGTGGCCACCGCCGAGGCGCTGGCCAACGCCCGACAAAAACTTGTGGTTAAGAAGGCCGACCTGATCGTGGTCAACCAGGTCGGCACCGATAAAGTCTTCGGATCAGACGCCAACGCCGCGACGGTGCTGGGCGCGGACGGTTCGGAGACGGTTTTCCCGCAGCAACCCAAGGAAGACCTGGCCGACGCCGTCTGGGATCTGGTAACAACACGCTTGACGAGTACGTCTTAACCAGGGCGGGCGTCGCCGGAGGCTGGCGCGACGCGGCGCGCTCTGGGGCCGGACCCGAGAATTTGTGAGGAGCACCGTGGCACGTCGCCTGTTCACGTCCGAGTCGGTTACGGAGGGCCACCCGGACAAGATCGCTGACCAGATCAGCGATGGCATCCTCGACGCGCTGCTGGCGCAGGACCCGCGCAGCCGGGTCGCGGTCGAGACCTTGATCACGACCGGCCAGGTCCACGTCGCCGGCGAGGTGACCACGCAGGCGTACGCCGACATTGCCACGATCGTCCGCGAGACCATCCTGGGCATCGGCTACGACTCGTCGAAGAAGGGCTTCGACGGCGCGTCGTGTGGCGTCAACATCGCCATCGGCTCGCAGTCGCCCGACATCGCGCAGGGCGTCGACACCGCCATCGAGCTGCGCGACGGCGAGAGCGCCGGCGACGCCCTCGACCGCCAGGGCGCCGGCGACCAGGGCATGATGTTCGGTTTCGCCTGCTCCGAGACGCCCGAGCTCATGCCGCTGCCGATCGCGCTGGCCCACCGCCTCGCCCGCCGCCTGTCCGCGGTGCGCAAGGACGGCACGGTGCCCTACCTGCGTCCGGACGGCAAGACCCAGGTGACGATCGAATACGACGGCCTGCGCCCGATCCGCCTCGACACCGTGGTCGTCTCGTCGCAGCACGCCGCCGACATCTCGCTCGAGTCGCTGCTCACCCCCGACGTCCGCGAGCACGTGATCGCGCCCGAGCTCGAGAACCTCGGCCTCGACACCGAGGGCTACCGCCTCCTGGTCAACCCGACCGGCCGCTTCGAGATCGGCGGCCCGATGGGCGACGCGGGCCTGACCGGCCGCAAGATCATCGTCGACACCTACGGCGGCTACGCCCGCCACGGCGGCGGTGCGTTCTCCGGCAAGGACCCGTCCAAGGTGGACCGTTCGGCGGCGTACGCGATGCGCTGGGTCGCCAAGAACGTCGTCGCCGCGGGACTCGCCGAGCGCTGCGAGGCCCAGGTCGCCTACGCGATCGGCAAGGCCCACCCGGTGAGCCTGTTCGTCGAGACCTTCGGCACCGAGAACGTGCCGGTCGACCGCATCGAGAAGGCGATCGGCGAGGTCTTCGACCTGCGCCCCGCCGCCATCATCCGCGACCTCGACCTGCTCCGCCCGATCTACCAGCAGACCGCCGCCTACGGCCACTTCGGCCGCGAGCTGCCGGACCTGACCTGGGAGAACACCGACCGCGCGGCCGACCTGAAGAACGCCGCCGGCCTCTGAGGTCTCTTTCGTCGAAGCGGGCCCGTCGCTGACGGGCCCGCTTTCGCGTTTGTCGATCCGTCGCACGGGGGTATCTCCCGTGGCATGTGGCGTCAGGCAGCCGGCTATGCGCTCGTAGCGCTCGCCCTGCTGCTCGCCTACGCCGCGGTCGGCGTCGTCGTCTTCGACGACCCCTTCGGCGAGGCGCTCCTGTCCGGCTCCGGAATCGCGATCGCCGTGCTCGGCCCGCTGCTTCTCATGCGCTGGGCCGATCCCTTCGGTAAGCGGCGCCGTCGACGGACGGACCACGACCCCGCGTCCGAGCGCTGAGGCGGTGCCTCTCATGGACCCGCAGCCGAACCGGCCACGCGCCGGTACGCCGTCACCCCGGTGGGCCCGTCGCGTCTTCCTGGTTCTCGCGGTCCTGTTCACAATTGGTGCCCTCTCCGCGCTGACCCACCCGTGGTGGGCCGGCGAGGTGACGTGGTGGCGCTTCGCGCAGGGCGCCGGCTGGACGGTCATGGCGGCCGCATCCGTCTGGCACCTGCGCCGCACCCGCCGCGACGACGGTGGGTGACCGCGTGTCGGAACTGGATCGTCCGGCGGCGACGCGCGTGGTCGCCTTCGCCGCGGTTTCGCAGCTTCTCCTGGCGGCTGCGGCGGCGGTGGTCATCGGCTTCGCCGTCGAAGAACGCAGCGTCGTCGCGTTCCTGGTCTTCGGTGCGATCATCGCCGCTTCGGTCTGCCTCTTCGTAGCCGTCACCCGGCGCCTTCAACGCATCCGGTCCGAGGCGGCGGAGGGTCGCGGGCCGGTACGGGCAAATGTCGCACATGGGTTGAATGTCGAACGCTCCAGCCGCCTGATCTGGTCGTCCCGGATCTACACCGCGTCAGTCGCGGTGTTCCCGCTCGCCGCGGTCGTGCTGCTCAGCCATCCGCTCTGGCTCGGCGACTTCCGCTCGTCGCTGTTGATCTACGGCATCTTCACGGCCTACGTCGGCGCGTTCCAAGTCCTCCGCTACCGCGAGTGGCGGCGGGGCCGTGCGGCGCCGCCCGATGGCTGACCCGTCGGGGGTTTGTCGATCCGGTGACGGCGGGTATCGGGGTCCTATGCGGACAACGGGGCGGCCGGAGATGCGGCGTGACATCGCGCGCTATGTCCTCGCCGGGGTCGTGGCGTGGCTGGCGGCGACGCTTGTGGGCATGGTCCTCACCGACGACTCGTTCGGCGAGTCGCTCGGCTCGTCCCTTCCGGTGACGGTGGCGATGGTGATCGGGATGATCGCCTTGGAGCGGGCGAGGGCGCGGCGTGGGCGGTCCGATGACCCGGCGTGAGAAGTGGCGACTGGCGATCGGCCCGCTGCTGGCCTGGCCCGTCACCGCCCTCATTTGGCTCGCGGTCACCGACGACTCGGTTGTCGAGGCGGTCGCGTGGACCTTCGCGATCCTGGCGGTGACGTTCGTCCTGATGTTCTGGACAGGGAGCCGGGCGCGCGAGGACGGCGACGAAGCGTGACGGGGGTCGTGGGTCGGGCGGCCGCGGCGGCGGCGGTGGAAAGATGGTGCGGTGGCGAACCGGAGCAACCGTGCGGAGCGCGAGCCCGCGCCTGAGCTGCCGGTCGCCCGGGTCTGTGTCGACGTGCCGTTGCCGCACCTCGACCGGCTCTTCGACTACCTGGTGCCGGCCGACCTGCACGAGACCGCCCAGCCGGGCACCCGCGTCAAGGTCCGCTTCGCCGGTCAGCTGGTCGACGGCTGGCTGATCGAGCGGGCGGCGGAGTCGGCGGTGCCCAGGCTGGCGTACCTCGAGAAGGTCGTCTCGCCCGAGCCGGTGCTCACCCCCGAGATCGCCGGCCTGGCCCGGGCGGTCGCCGACCGCTACGCGGGCAGCCTCGCCGACGTCCTGCGGCTCGCGGTCCCACCCCGGCACGCCCGGGCGGAGCAGTCCGCGGCCGAGGCGGCCGTCGACGAGGAACCATCCCCGGAGCGCGCGGGCACCGGTTGGTCGGAATACCAGGCGGGGGAGGGGTTCCTGCGGGCGCTGCGCGAGCGCAAGAGCCCCCGCGCCGTCTGGTCCGCGCTGCCCGGTGCGGACTGGCCCGCCCGCCTCGCCGAGGCCGCCGCCGCGACGCTCGCCGCCGGTCAGGGTGTGGTGGCCGTCGTGCCGGACGCCCGGGACCTCGACCGGCTCGACGCGGCGCTCGTCCAGGCGCTCGGCAAAGACCGGCACGTCACCCTGGCCGCCGGGCTCGGGCCGGCCAAGCGCTACCGCGCCTTCCTCGCCGCCAGCCGCGGCCAGGTCAAGGTGGTCGCGGGGACGAGAGCGGCGGCCTTCGCCCCCGTCCACGACGTCGGCCTCGTGGTGATCTGGGACGACGGCGACGACCTGCACGCCGAGCCGCGGGCCCCGTACCCGCACGCCCGTGAGGTGCTCCTCACCCGCGCCCAGCGGGCCGGCGCCGCAGCCCTGGTCGCCGGGTACGCCCGCACCGCGGAGGCGCAGCTCCTGCTCGAGACCGGCTGGGCCCGCGAGATCGCCGCCGACCGGGCCACCACCAGACGCCACGCCCCGGCCATCACCCCGACCGGCGACGACCCGCAGCTGGCCCGCGACCCCGGCGCCGCCACCGCCCGGCTGCCGAGCCTGGCCTGGGACGCCGCCAGAGCGGCGCTGAAGGCCGACGCGCCCGTGCTGGTCCAGGTGCCGAGGCGCGGCTATCTCCCCTCGGTCTCGTGCGGCACGTGCCGCGCCCCGGCCCGCTGCGCGACCTGCCAGGGCCCGCTCGCCCTGCGCTCGTCCCACGCCGTACCCGCCTGCCGCTGGTGCGGCCGCGTCGCCGGCGACCACGTCTGCCCCCACTGCGGCGGCCGCGGCCTGCGGGCCGCCGTCACCGGGGCCCGCCGCACCGCCGAGGAGCTCGGCCGGGCCTTCCCCGAGACCCCGGTGCGCACCTCCGGCCGCGACGAGGTGCTCACCGAGGTGCCGGCCGCGGCCGCGGTGGTGGTCGCCACGCCGGGCGCGGAGCCGGTCGCGACCGGCGGCTACGGCGCCGTCCTGCTGCTCGACACCTGGGCCCTGCTCACCCGGGCCGACCTGCGCGCCGGCGAGGAGGCCCTGCGCCGCTGGATGACCGCCGCCGCGCTGGCGAAACCCCACACCGCCGGCGGCCGCGTCGTGGTCGTCGCCGACGGGGGCGTCCCGGTGGTGCAGGCGCTGCTGCGCTGGGACCCCGGCTGGTACGCCGAACGCGAGCTCGCCGAACGCCGCGAGCTGCGGTTCCCGCCCGCCGCCCGGATGACCAGCCTGACCGGCGCCCCGCCGGCCGTGGCCGACCTGCTGGCCGCCGTGCACCTGCCGCCCGACGCCGAACTGCTCGGCCCGGTCCCCGCCGACCAGGACCAGGAGCGCTATCTGGTGCGCGCCTCGCGCACGAAAGCAGCCGAGGTGGCCGCCGCCCTGCACGCCGCCGCGGGGGTCCGCAGCGCCCGCAAAGCCCCCGACCCCGTCCGCGTGCAGGTCGACGCCGCCGACCTCTTCTAGACTTGTCGGGATTCGACCTAGCGAGGAGTTCCACGTGACCGTCCAGCCCATCCGTCTCTTCGGCGACCCCGTGCTACGTACGCCCGCGGATCCGGTCGTCGACTTCGACGCTGAGCTGCGCAAGTTGGTCACCGACCTCGTCGAGACCATGCAGGAGCAGTCCGGGGCCGGGCTCGCGGCGCCGCAGCTCGGCGTGGGCCTGCGGGTGTTCGCCTTCGACGTCGACGACGTGGTGGGCCACATCATCAACCCGACCGTCAGCTTCCCCGACGACGAGGAGCAGGACGGGCCCGAGGGGTGCCTGTCGATCCCCGGGATCTACGTCGACACCAAGCGCCGGCAGAACGTGGTGGCCACCGGCTTCAACCAGTTCGGCGATCCGATCAAGCTGGTCGGCAGTGGCCTGATGGCGCGCTGCGTGCAGCACGAGACCGACCACCTCGACGGCGTGCTCTTCCTCGACCGGCTCGACGCGGCCGCGCGCAAGGAAGCGATGAAGGAGATCCGCCAGGCCGAGTGGTACGACGCCGGCGCGCCGCCGGTGATCAAGTCCAGCCCGCACGGCGGCGT
Protein-coding regions in this window:
- the coaBC gene encoding bifunctional phosphopantothenoylcysteine decarboxylase/phosphopantothenate--cysteine ligase CoaBC, coding for MTTRVVLGVGGGIAAYKAAELLRLFTESGHQVRVIPTASALRFVGAPTWAALSREPVADDVWADAHEVPHVRLGKEADLVVVAPATADLIAKAAHGLADDLLTNTLLTARCPVVLAPAMHTEMWEHPATQANVALLRSRGVLVIEPASGRLTGADTGKGRLPDPTEIFAYARRVLARGAQPADLAGRHVVVTAGGTREPLDPVRFLGNRSSGKQGYAFARTAAARGARVTLVSANPTLPAPAGVDVVVVGTTEELRKATVEAAADADAVVMAAAPADFRPATYAVDKIKKQPGAAPAPIALALNPDIAAELGERKPAGQVLVVFAAETVATAEALANARQKLVVKKADLIVVNQVGTDKVFGSDANAATVLGADGSETVFPQQPKEDLADAVWDLVTTRLTSTS
- the metK gene encoding methionine adenosyltransferase; the protein is MARRLFTSESVTEGHPDKIADQISDGILDALLAQDPRSRVAVETLITTGQVHVAGEVTTQAYADIATIVRETILGIGYDSSKKGFDGASCGVNIAIGSQSPDIAQGVDTAIELRDGESAGDALDRQGAGDQGMMFGFACSETPELMPLPIALAHRLARRLSAVRKDGTVPYLRPDGKTQVTIEYDGLRPIRLDTVVVSSQHAADISLESLLTPDVREHVIAPELENLGLDTEGYRLLVNPTGRFEIGGPMGDAGLTGRKIIVDTYGGYARHGGGAFSGKDPSKVDRSAAYAMRWVAKNVVAAGLAERCEAQVAYAIGKAHPVSLFVETFGTENVPVDRIEKAIGEVFDLRPAAIIRDLDLLRPIYQQTAAYGHFGRELPDLTWENTDRAADLKNAAGL
- a CDS encoding primosomal protein N'; this translates as MPVARVCVDVPLPHLDRLFDYLVPADLHETAQPGTRVKVRFAGQLVDGWLIERAAESAVPRLAYLEKVVSPEPVLTPEIAGLARAVADRYAGSLADVLRLAVPPRHARAEQSAAEAAVDEEPSPERAGTGWSEYQAGEGFLRALRERKSPRAVWSALPGADWPARLAEAAAATLAAGQGVVAVVPDARDLDRLDAALVQALGKDRHVTLAAGLGPAKRYRAFLAASRGQVKVVAGTRAAAFAPVHDVGLVVIWDDGDDLHAEPRAPYPHAREVLLTRAQRAGAAALVAGYARTAEAQLLLETGWAREIAADRATTRRHAPAITPTGDDPQLARDPGAATARLPSLAWDAARAALKADAPVLVQVPRRGYLPSVSCGTCRAPARCATCQGPLALRSSHAVPACRWCGRVAGDHVCPHCGGRGLRAAVTGARRTAEELGRAFPETPVRTSGRDEVLTEVPAAAAVVVATPGAEPVATGGYGAVLLLDTWALLTRADLRAGEEALRRWMTAAALAKPHTAGGRVVVVADGGVPVVQALLRWDPGWYAERELAERRELRFPPAARMTSLTGAPPAVADLLAAVHLPPDAELLGPVPADQDQERYLVRASRTKAAEVAAALHAAAGVRSARKAPDPVRVQVDAADLF
- the def gene encoding peptide deformylase — its product is MTVQPIRLFGDPVLRTPADPVVDFDAELRKLVTDLVETMQEQSGAGLAAPQLGVGLRVFAFDVDDVVGHIINPTVSFPDDEEQDGPEGCLSIPGIYVDTKRRQNVVATGFNQFGDPIKLVGSGLMARCVQHETDHLDGVLFLDRLDAAARKEAMKEIRQAEWYDAGAPPVIKSSPHGGVAFGLGGVR